Proteins encoded within one genomic window of Edaphobacter lichenicola:
- a CDS encoding quinone oxidoreductase family protein: MKAIQITQTGGPEVMSIREVPTPVPGPGEVLIRVAASGVNFIDLYVREGRYANPVPFIPGQEASGTIAAVGEGVRSLKEGDRIAWCSILGTYAEFALAPADRVVPIPADISFEQAAAVMLQGMTAHYLSHSAYPIRKGDEILIHAGAGGVGLLLTQMAKTLGARVTATVSTREKASLSLEAGADEVFQYTEVDFAERINSAGRRMKAVYDSVGKTTFLKSLLCLEERGTVVLYGTAGGKLPTFDLEMLATGSFHVTRPILKHYTATRSDLVERAAAVFALVSSGQLKLRIERSYSLADAEQAHRDLNARKTTGKLLLLP, encoded by the coding sequence ATGAAAGCAATTCAGATTACACAAACCGGCGGCCCTGAAGTGATGAGCATTCGTGAAGTTCCAACGCCTGTTCCTGGTCCCGGCGAGGTGTTGATTCGGGTAGCGGCCAGCGGCGTGAACTTCATCGACCTCTATGTTCGGGAAGGCCGTTATGCCAATCCGGTCCCATTCATTCCTGGACAGGAGGCCTCCGGTACGATAGCAGCTGTTGGCGAAGGGGTGAGATCCCTTAAAGAAGGAGATCGCATCGCATGGTGCAGCATCCTCGGAACGTACGCGGAGTTTGCATTGGCTCCTGCCGACCGTGTCGTACCCATTCCCGCGGACATCAGCTTCGAACAGGCAGCGGCGGTGATGCTGCAGGGGATGACGGCACACTATTTGTCTCACTCTGCGTACCCTATCCGGAAAGGGGATGAAATTCTGATTCACGCGGGGGCGGGTGGCGTGGGCTTATTGTTGACGCAAATGGCGAAGACACTCGGAGCACGTGTCACGGCTACAGTGTCTACGCGGGAAAAGGCTTCGCTCTCACTTGAAGCAGGTGCAGACGAAGTTTTTCAGTACACGGAAGTTGATTTTGCGGAAAGGATCAACTCTGCTGGCCGGCGGATGAAGGCAGTATACGATTCCGTGGGAAAGACCACCTTTTTGAAATCGCTCCTATGTCTGGAGGAACGGGGAACCGTTGTTCTCTATGGCACGGCGGGTGGAAAGCTTCCGACGTTCGATCTGGAGATGCTTGCAACCGGTTCGTTCCATGTTACCCGTCCCATTTTGAAGCACTACACAGCAACTCGTTCCGACCTTGTAGAGAGAGCAGCAGCAGTATTTGCACTTGTATCCAGCGGCCAACTCAAGCTGCGGATTGAACGCTCCTATTCCTTAGCAGATGCCGAACAGGCTCATCGTGATTTGAATGCTCGGAAGACGACCGGCAAACTGCTCCTGCTTCCGTAG
- a CDS encoding DUF3455 domain-containing protein, with amino-acid sequence MSLDVLLDILLTPVLQLLGNINLSRDIGDGRKRSDKTSPPYARRLGMIALVLAVACMARDSIAQTANESMDVPPHSRLLLRAVGRGDQVYGCVNGRWALKAPDAKLLNQEGSVIGRHFAGPTWQLNDGSWVKGRAVAKQVAPDATAVPWLLLESVGGTGRLGTVRFIQRTGTHGGNVPDGSCSQNAMRSVPYTATYSFYEAGQ; translated from the coding sequence ATGTCTCTTGATGTATTACTCGATATACTTCTAACTCCAGTTTTGCAGCTTCTAGGAAATATCAACCTCTCTCGTGACATCGGAGATGGTCGAAAAAGATCCGACAAAACTTCGCCTCCTTATGCCCGGCGATTGGGGATGATTGCATTGGTCCTCGCCGTTGCGTGTATGGCTCGAGACTCTATCGCCCAAACGGCGAACGAGTCGATGGATGTACCTCCTCACTCCAGACTTCTGCTACGGGCCGTTGGAAGGGGAGATCAAGTTTACGGCTGCGTCAATGGCCGTTGGGCATTGAAGGCCCCGGATGCCAAGCTCCTCAATCAGGAGGGATCTGTCATTGGACGACACTTTGCAGGTCCGACGTGGCAGCTCAATGATGGTAGTTGGGTAAAAGGAAGGGCTGTCGCCAAACAAGTTGCTCCCGATGCGACCGCAGTGCCCTGGTTGTTGCTTGAGTCGGTCGGCGGTACCGGAAGATTGGGGACGGTACGATTTATCCAGCGTACCGGGACGCACGGGGGAAATGTGCCTGACGGTAGTTGCAGCCAGAACGCAATGCGCAGCGTTCCTTACACAGCGACATATTCTTTCTACGAAGCGGGGCAATGA
- a CDS encoding transposase, which produces MSYIQGEGRSQGTLFPVVLDDFVPADHVCRVIDAFVEKLEMSDLGFERAKAADTGRPGYDPRDFLKLYLYGYLNQIRSSRRLEAECRRNVELMWLLGRLYPDHKSIAEFRRMHRDAVTAAGVELIRFARGCGLIRGEWIAIDGSKFRAVASVDSTRERLALQRHLDSVEKADEEQ; this is translated from the coding sequence ATGAGTTACATCCAAGGCGAGGGACGGAGTCAGGGAACACTGTTTCCTGTGGTATTGGACGACTTCGTACCCGCAGATCACGTGTGCCGTGTGATCGACGCATTCGTCGAGAAACTCGAGATGTCAGACCTCGGCTTCGAGCGCGCAAAGGCCGCCGATACGGGACGACCTGGCTACGATCCGCGCGACTTCTTGAAACTGTATCTGTACGGATATCTGAATCAGATCCGCTCGTCGCGGCGCTTGGAAGCTGAGTGCCGTCGGAACGTCGAGTTGATGTGGCTCCTGGGGCGCCTGTATCCAGACCATAAGAGCATCGCTGAGTTCCGTCGGATGCACCGCGATGCAGTAACGGCAGCGGGGGTAGAACTGATCCGCTTTGCACGCGGTTGTGGACTAATCCGAGGTGAGTGGATCGCTATCGATGGCTCTAAGTTTCGTGCTGTTGCTAGCGTGGATAGCACTCGCGAGCGACTTGCACTGCAACGCCACCTTGACAGTGTCGAAAAGGCCGACGAAGAACAACA
- a CDS encoding chorismate mutase, which translates to MAIVAIGGSAAYAQNTVDQLQPLVETTACRLMIGEQVALAKWDSSKAVEDVPREAQVLLDAMKDGVAKGLDQASVSKFFKAQIEANKFVQYALLADWYRAGKAPEHAPVDLLKVIRPQLDEVQKSLIAELVDTAAVRTSKTCRADLAKAVGKYVSTHAHGGGPINAATLDRSLAGACTL; encoded by the coding sequence TTGGCCATTGTCGCAATTGGCGGGAGCGCGGCCTACGCGCAGAATACAGTAGATCAGCTTCAACCGCTGGTGGAGACGACGGCGTGCCGACTCATGATTGGAGAACAGGTAGCGCTGGCGAAGTGGGATAGTAGCAAGGCCGTGGAAGATGTGCCGCGAGAGGCACAGGTGCTTCTAGACGCAATGAAGGATGGCGTGGCGAAGGGACTGGATCAAGCGTCGGTATCGAAGTTTTTCAAGGCACAGATCGAAGCCAATAAGTTTGTGCAGTACGCGCTGCTGGCGGACTGGTATCGCGCAGGCAAAGCACCGGAGCATGCGCCGGTCGATTTGTTAAAGGTGATCCGGCCGCAGTTGGATGAGGTGCAGAAGTCTCTGATTGCGGAACTGGTAGATACAGCAGCGGTTCGTACGAGCAAGACGTGCCGCGCGGATCTTGCTAAGGCGGTTGGGAAGTATGTATCCACGCATGCCCATGGTGGCGGACCGATTAATGCGGCGACGCTTGATCGTTCCTTGGCTGGCGCGTGCACATTGTGA
- a CDS encoding SDR family NAD(P)-dependent oxidoreductase gives MGNSFEFAGKVALITGGNRGIGAAAARRVAELGAQVVVTGRRQSEGQLLVKDIKRNSGSAAFIQADLSQPEQVKRIVPFTLETFGRLDYAFNNAGISGENRLLTDQTEKTFDRVFAVNVKALFLLLQDEVKQMMTQGQGGSIVNTASVGGLLAFPTAGPYVASKHAVLGLTKTAAIECGRYGIRVNAVSPGAVRTEMLLDVFGTQEALDEMSAVHPIGRIGRPEEIADAVAWLFSNRSSYYTGQSLTLDGGLTAQRPYVTQPSF, from the coding sequence ATGGGAAATAGCTTTGAATTTGCTGGAAAGGTGGCACTCATCACCGGTGGAAACCGTGGCATTGGCGCTGCGGCTGCAAGGCGTGTCGCTGAGCTAGGTGCTCAGGTAGTCGTCACAGGAAGGCGGCAAAGCGAGGGGCAACTGCTCGTCAAGGACATCAAACGCAACAGCGGATCTGCGGCGTTCATCCAGGCAGACCTCAGCCAACCCGAGCAGGTGAAGCGGATCGTACCATTCACTCTCGAAACCTTCGGACGGCTCGACTACGCATTTAACAATGCCGGGATTTCCGGTGAAAACCGGTTGCTCACAGATCAGACCGAGAAAACATTTGACCGCGTCTTCGCTGTGAACGTAAAAGCCCTGTTTCTTCTGCTTCAGGACGAGGTCAAACAGATGATGACACAAGGGCAGGGGGGCTCAATCGTCAATACTGCCTCAGTCGGCGGCCTGCTAGCATTTCCAACCGCCGGGCCCTATGTGGCCAGCAAACACGCTGTGCTCGGCTTGACCAAGACTGCCGCGATCGAATGCGGACGATATGGTATTCGGGTGAACGCAGTGAGTCCTGGCGCGGTTAGGACTGAGATGTTGCTCGACGTATTTGGCACCCAAGAGGCGCTCGACGAAATGAGTGCGGTGCATCCCATTGGCCGGATCGGACGCCCGGAGGAGATCGCCGATGCAGTTGCATGGCTGTTTTCAAACAGATCATCCTATTACACAGGACAGTCCTTGACCCTTGACGGCGGTCTCACGGCGCAGCGCCCGTACGTGACGCAACCCTCCTTCTAG
- a CDS encoding sigma-70 family RNA polymerase sigma factor, translating to MSWKHDGIAQADTTGIEHLDGLYSYARVLTRNHAEAEDLVQETYVRAMQAMGRLRADSNMKSWLFTILRNVWFNQLRKWRNGPQMVEIEVGDSVANSIIEPSKDAYDLYVSKMETEQVRAAIQELPVEFREIILLREYEDLSYLEIAGVLDCPVGTVMSRLGRARAKLRTLLSETLKRSDSPSVRGAK from the coding sequence ATGTCATGGAAGCACGACGGTATAGCCCAGGCGGACACAACTGGCATCGAGCATCTCGACGGGCTGTACAGCTACGCGCGGGTCTTGACCCGCAATCACGCAGAAGCAGAGGATCTGGTACAGGAAACATACGTTCGCGCCATGCAGGCAATGGGGAGACTACGAGCGGATAGCAACATGAAGAGCTGGCTTTTTACTATCTTGAGAAATGTCTGGTTCAACCAGTTGAGGAAATGGCGAAATGGTCCGCAAATGGTCGAGATCGAAGTTGGGGATAGTGTTGCCAACAGCATCATAGAGCCATCCAAAGACGCCTATGATCTTTACGTGAGCAAGATGGAGACCGAGCAAGTACGAGCGGCGATTCAGGAACTGCCGGTAGAATTTCGCGAGATTATCCTATTGCGGGAATATGAAGATCTCTCCTATCTGGAGATTGCGGGTGTATTGGACTGTCCTGTAGGAACAGTGATGTCGCGTTTAGGGAGAGCGCGCGCAAAGCTTCGTACATTGCTTTCAGAAACGCTGAAAAGGTCTGATTCGCCGTCAGTGAGAGGCGCAAAATGA
- a CDS encoding class I SAM-dependent methyltransferase codes for MGETTYALGHSSAEIERLKNQAAMLRPITERLLRSAGIDAGVRVLDLGCGAGDVSMLAAELVGPAGIVVGIDRSQEVLNVARKRTQEARLRQISFVHASVEEFSAGEPFDLVIGRYILVHQPEPVALLRKAAHLVRPGGALAFHEVRMGSITKSFPYVPLWDLTTDLVRIALQSSVPNYDGADRLGGHFSEAGLPYPHLFCEELVGGSADSPLYGSLAELLQTLKPQLERMRIMPAETIAMDGLESRLRDAVIKARSQIYGPAQVCAWARL; via the coding sequence ATGGGCGAGACAACCTATGCACTTGGACATTCGTCGGCTGAGATCGAGCGTCTGAAGAATCAGGCGGCCATGTTGCGACCGATCACGGAGCGTCTCCTCCGCAGCGCAGGAATCGATGCAGGCGTGCGCGTGCTGGACTTGGGCTGTGGTGCCGGCGATGTCTCTATGCTCGCTGCCGAACTGGTAGGCCCAGCAGGCATCGTCGTCGGTATCGATCGCAGCCAGGAAGTTCTCAACGTGGCCAGAAAGCGGACCCAGGAAGCCAGGCTTCGGCAGATCAGTTTTGTACACGCCTCGGTTGAAGAGTTTTCCGCCGGTGAACCTTTCGATCTCGTAATCGGTCGATACATACTGGTCCACCAGCCGGAGCCGGTCGCCCTATTGCGTAAAGCCGCGCATTTGGTCCGGCCTGGGGGAGCGTTAGCCTTCCATGAAGTTCGCATGGGCAGCATTACTAAATCCTTTCCGTACGTCCCGCTATGGGATCTGACTACCGACCTTGTTCGAATCGCTCTCCAGTCGTCGGTGCCCAACTACGATGGCGCCGATCGGCTCGGCGGGCATTTTTCCGAGGCCGGCCTGCCGTATCCCCATCTGTTCTGCGAGGAACTAGTCGGGGGCAGCGCGGATTCACCTCTTTATGGTTCACTCGCTGAACTTTTGCAAACCCTTAAGCCTCAACTGGAAAGAATGAGGATTATGCCGGCGGAGACAATTGCAATGGACGGCCTTGAAAGCCGACTCAGAGATGCAGTCATCAAAGCGCGCAGCCAGATCTATGGACCTGCGCAGGTTTGTGCCTGGGCGCGGCTCTGA
- a CDS encoding cupin domain-containing protein: MSLAISAASAAVCGQSLTPNSPSLIHPVLSGEDRLDEAHSLGITSIAFKVLTRDTNNELFIIEHTTRQKGGPPRHIHPHQDEWFYVIEGEFLFEVGHDRVTLRPGGSILAPRNLPHAWAFVGNNGGRMLISYTPAGKMEAFFREVTKGNSMPPQDEALFEKFDLILTGPPLLV; this comes from the coding sequence ATGTCACTTGCGATCTCGGCAGCCTCTGCTGCTGTCTGTGGTCAATCACTTACACCTAACAGCCCCTCTCTAATTCATCCGGTCCTGTCTGGCGAGGACCGTCTAGATGAAGCTCACAGCCTCGGAATTACATCGATCGCCTTTAAGGTTCTAACTCGAGACACAAATAATGAGTTGTTCATCATCGAGCACACTACCCGTCAGAAGGGCGGCCCTCCTCGTCATATTCATCCGCATCAGGATGAATGGTTCTATGTCATAGAGGGAGAGTTCCTCTTTGAAGTTGGTCACGATCGTGTGACGCTTCGACCTGGAGGTTCCATCCTCGCACCAAGAAACCTGCCGCATGCATGGGCATTTGTCGGGAATAATGGAGGTAGGATGCTGATCTCCTATACCCCAGCAGGAAAGATGGAGGCATTCTTTCGAGAGGTAACCAAGGGCAACTCTATGCCACCTCAAGACGAGGCTCTGTTTGAAAAATTTGATCTGATTCTGACTGGTCCGCCTCTCTTGGTCTAA
- a CDS encoding anti-sigma factor family protein, translating to MTGCNNYGANIQLFLDKELTGRQLEEFRAHLEECETCTAELEAVEELSHLLHRSRPLYAAPDALRRQVTQTMELSPTSAPYSPLRLRERVLKVLARPVQTAGRGVRHWPMLVAAILLVTAGLLPIPGILRQASANSYIEAAVAAHRSSLNGSLPLEIKSESPRVVSAWFAGKVPFNFRLPEAAEEVGHEQLYQLTGGRLVNYKDGYAALVSYQMQQQTISLLVSSSKSATAVGGEEVPSGGIVFHYSKQVGFAVITWSTHGLTYALVSSLPGSGRQSCMVCHQNMVDGDHF from the coding sequence ATGACGGGCTGCAATAATTACGGCGCGAACATTCAGCTCTTCCTCGACAAGGAATTGACCGGCCGGCAGCTTGAAGAATTTCGCGCTCATTTAGAAGAATGCGAAACCTGCACGGCGGAGCTTGAAGCAGTAGAGGAGTTGTCCCATCTCCTCCATCGGTCTCGGCCGCTGTACGCTGCTCCGGACGCTCTGCGCAGGCAAGTTACACAAACGATGGAGCTGTCCCCTACTTCAGCACCTTACTCACCTCTTCGCCTCCGAGAGCGTGTCTTGAAGGTTTTAGCGCGGCCAGTGCAAACTGCGGGGCGTGGTGTTCGCCATTGGCCGATGTTGGTAGCTGCAATTCTTCTCGTTACTGCAGGACTCCTGCCAATACCAGGCATTCTGCGGCAGGCAAGCGCTAACAGCTACATCGAAGCAGCAGTTGCGGCCCACCGCAGTTCTTTGAACGGCAGTCTTCCTCTTGAGATCAAGTCCGAATCACCCCGCGTAGTCAGCGCATGGTTTGCGGGTAAGGTGCCTTTCAACTTTCGGCTTCCCGAGGCCGCGGAGGAAGTCGGACATGAGCAACTCTACCAGTTAACCGGGGGACGCCTGGTCAACTACAAAGACGGATATGCTGCGCTGGTTTCTTATCAGATGCAGCAGCAAACGATCAGCCTTCTGGTTTCCTCAAGCAAATCTGCTACAGCTGTCGGGGGAGAAGAAGTCCCTTCCGGTGGAATAGTTTTTCACTACAGCAAGCAGGTGGGCTTTGCTGTCATTACCTGGAGCACTCACGGGCTCACGTACGCTCTTGTCTCGTCTTTACCTGGCTCTGGACGGCAGTCCTGCATGGTGTGCCACCAAAATATGGTAGATGGCGACCACTTTTAG
- a CDS encoding phthiocerol/phthiodiolone dimycocerosyl transferase family protein, which produces MSSTFLELQPLELLPGNLLRPLGAFEELFCLFDQYFPTNGALAAQIAGHTTVQQWRDALDAVQQRHPLLSACIDTTFNRVPHFRRVTGQRIPLRVVSSPNARWQREIAEEVNEPFTPDQAPLFRAVLLHQEKHCIFILSSHHAVCDGSSRIFLLRDILLALTGHALEALPLTSSREILFGAQQRTSTEPGLPSFAAPRPLPPHVEGIALTQELTTALQRRAREEGVTIHAAISAALAIAGRAIDENWRNNPLRIMSPAEIRDILGLKDQCMVSFGGGEISIAPNGSMTIWDLARFAKDGLSAVKSTENISRMIDLQSAAVSSNLTVEQAFQLKRNAFNAQVMLSNLGRLPFDGTFGPLKLETLWAPCALRGIEGEQTLGAVTVNGSLHLTHTSPTPIRGLLAGVVEVLRKACAI; this is translated from the coding sequence ATGTCTTCGACCTTCCTTGAACTTCAGCCTCTCGAACTCCTGCCCGGCAATCTACTCCGCCCCCTCGGCGCTTTTGAAGAGCTCTTCTGCCTCTTCGACCAGTACTTTCCCACTAATGGAGCACTCGCGGCCCAAATCGCCGGCCACACAACCGTCCAACAGTGGCGCGACGCGCTCGACGCAGTACAGCAGCGCCACCCGCTGCTCTCTGCCTGCATTGACACCACCTTCAACCGCGTCCCTCACTTTCGCCGCGTCACCGGCCAGCGCATCCCGCTCCGCGTGGTTAGTTCGCCCAATGCCCGATGGCAGCGGGAGATTGCCGAAGAAGTAAACGAACCTTTCACTCCTGATCAGGCCCCTCTCTTTCGAGCTGTACTGCTCCATCAGGAGAAGCACTGCATCTTCATCCTCTCCTCACATCACGCTGTCTGCGACGGCTCCTCCCGCATCTTTCTTTTGCGTGACATCCTCCTCGCTCTCACCGGACATGCCCTCGAGGCTCTGCCACTGACGTCTTCTCGCGAAATTCTCTTCGGCGCGCAACAGCGCACCTCCACCGAGCCCGGCCTACCATCCTTCGCTGCTCCGCGCCCTCTCCCACCGCATGTGGAAGGAATTGCACTCACGCAAGAACTGACCACCGCACTCCAGCGCCGCGCTCGCGAGGAAGGCGTCACCATCCACGCCGCCATTTCCGCCGCGCTCGCTATCGCGGGGAGAGCCATCGATGAAAACTGGCGCAATAACCCGCTTCGCATCATGTCGCCTGCTGAGATCCGCGATATTCTTGGCCTTAAAGATCAATGCATGGTCTCCTTCGGCGGCGGTGAGATCTCGATCGCGCCAAACGGCTCGATGACGATCTGGGACCTCGCACGGTTCGCGAAAGATGGCCTCTCTGCCGTCAAGAGCACAGAAAATATATCCAGGATGATCGATCTCCAATCCGCAGCTGTCTCGTCCAACCTCACCGTCGAACAGGCGTTTCAACTCAAACGAAACGCGTTCAACGCGCAGGTCATGCTCTCAAATCTCGGCCGTCTCCCATTCGACGGCACATTCGGCCCCCTAAAACTCGAGACCCTCTGGGCACCGTGTGCACTCCGCGGCATCGAAGGAGAGCAGACCCTTGGAGCGGTCACGGTCAACGGTTCGCTGCACCTCACGCACACGAGCCCCACGCCAATCCGCGGCCTGCTAGCGGGTGTGGTAGAGGTACTCCGCAAAGCATGCGCGATCTAA
- a CDS encoding TetR/AcrR family transcriptional regulator produces the protein MSKRIEKDRRSVKRLRPEEIEAVIIDTVFEDLLEHGFRAVTVESISAKTGIAKTSIYRRWPNKAAMVMEAFLFKIGPGIEFPRKSSYVESIRLQMLALAKAFRGPFGSMIKALLGEAQFDAELAEAFRTRWITPRREAAKEVIQSAIRNKELRSDVNLDETLDALYGWLYYRLMIGSGPLSDACVREIFSAVLDGLRVRKD, from the coding sequence ATGTCGAAACGTATCGAGAAGGATAGAAGGTCTGTGAAACGCCTTCGTCCTGAAGAAATTGAAGCTGTGATCATCGACACCGTCTTCGAGGACCTCCTGGAGCACGGTTTTCGCGCAGTCACCGTTGAATCCATCTCTGCCAAAACGGGTATAGCGAAGACATCCATTTACCGCCGCTGGCCCAACAAGGCCGCCATGGTCATGGAGGCTTTCCTCTTCAAAATCGGACCGGGAATCGAATTTCCCAGGAAGTCCAGTTATGTAGAAAGCATTCGCCTCCAGATGCTGGCTTTGGCCAAGGCATTCCGAGGACCCTTCGGCTCGATGATCAAGGCCCTCCTTGGCGAAGCCCAGTTCGATGCGGAATTGGCTGAGGCCTTTCGCACGCGTTGGATCACTCCCCGACGAGAGGCTGCGAAAGAGGTTATTCAATCTGCCATACGGAATAAGGAACTTCGCTCTGACGTCAATCTGGACGAAACGCTCGATGCGCTCTATGGATGGCTTTACTACCGGCTCATGATCGGATCAGGGCCCCTCTCCGACGCCTGTGTGCGAGAAATATTTTCCGCTGTACTGGATGGTTTGCGCGTTCGGAAGGATTAG
- a CDS encoding 2-isopropylmalate synthase — protein sequence MPSSNHIIFFDTTLRDGEQSPGCTMHHEEKLRLAHQIAALGVDVLEAGFAIASDGDFAAIRAVAREVRGPRIASLSRCKREDIEASARAVEPAPSNRIHIVLASSDLHLECKLRITRDQALDQAAESVRLARSFTEDVEFSTEDGTRSDPEFLLKMITVAVQAGATTINIPDTVGYTTPEEYAAIFRLVKARVPGIDDIVLSAHCHNDLGMAVANSLAGIEGGARQVECTINGIGERAGNAALEEIAAALMVRRDKFPYTNNIVLSQLYPTSQMLAECIAFGCSPNKAVVGDNAFAHESGIHQHGMMANPLAYEIMTPESVGAGHTKLVLGKHSGRRALADRLEKLGHPLDRNQVDEVYARFTELADRKKSIYDQDLLGLLQPGKSIPVATV from the coding sequence ATGCCTAGCTCGAACCACATCATTTTCTTCGACACCACCCTGCGTGACGGCGAACAGTCCCCCGGCTGCACCATGCACCACGAGGAAAAACTCCGCCTAGCCCACCAGATCGCGGCCCTTGGCGTCGATGTCCTCGAGGCCGGATTTGCCATCGCCTCCGACGGCGACTTCGCGGCCATCCGAGCGGTCGCCCGTGAAGTCCGCGGCCCCCGCATCGCCTCGCTCTCACGCTGCAAACGCGAAGACATCGAGGCCTCTGCCCGCGCCGTCGAGCCTGCCCCCTCCAACCGCATCCACATCGTCCTCGCCTCTTCCGACCTCCATCTCGAGTGCAAGCTCCGCATCACCCGCGACCAGGCCCTCGACCAAGCCGCCGAGTCGGTCCGCCTCGCCCGCTCCTTCACCGAAGACGTAGAGTTCTCCACCGAGGACGGCACCCGCTCCGACCCCGAGTTCCTCCTCAAGATGATCACCGTCGCCGTCCAGGCCGGCGCCACCACCATCAACATCCCCGACACCGTCGGCTACACCACCCCCGAGGAGTACGCCGCGATCTTCCGCCTGGTCAAAGCCCGCGTCCCGGGAATTGACGACATAGTCCTCTCCGCACACTGCCACAACGACCTCGGTATGGCCGTAGCCAACTCTCTGGCCGGCATCGAAGGCGGCGCCCGCCAGGTCGAGTGCACCATCAATGGCATCGGCGAACGCGCCGGCAACGCCGCTCTTGAAGAGATCGCCGCCGCCCTCATGGTTCGCCGTGACAAGTTCCCCTACACCAACAACATCGTCCTGAGCCAGCTCTACCCCACCAGCCAGATGCTCGCCGAGTGTATCGCCTTTGGCTGCTCACCCAACAAGGCCGTCGTCGGAGACAACGCCTTCGCCCACGAGTCGGGCATCCATCAGCACGGCATGATGGCCAATCCCCTCGCCTACGAGATCATGACTCCCGAATCCGTTGGCGCGGGCCACACCAAGCTCGTCCTCGGCAAACACTCCGGCCGTCGCGCCCTCGCCGACCGTCTCGAAAAACTCGGCCACCCGCTCGACCGCAACCAGGTCGACGAAGTCTACGCCCGTTTCACCGAACTCGCCGACCGCAAGAAATCCATCTACGACCAGGACCTGCTCGGCCTCTTGCAACCCGGCAAATCAATCCCCGTCGCAACAGTCTAG
- a CDS encoding glycosyltransferase, whose product MKFLIASIPAAGHLNPLLSVASLLEESGHEVAVQVNEDLRPAVEAAGHRFLAEIPNAQTSAGYYLETYPERMQMSPGMEMTGHALVHFFARNIAAQSASLKMALYDFQADLILADSIYWGTLPMLVGPRDKRPAIAHLGVSVVNIGSGKNIPMRPDETPEQREAELQLREHFILQPAQQAVNAALASLGCPALPCPILEAMTELPDLYLHPGIESFEYPNSNSKVRYIGALPTPAGQPTLPEWWQRLDRTKRLVLITQGTIANRDLGQVIAPALVALGGREDVTIIVTTGGQPAESIPVAIPSNARIASFLPYAQIMPEIDLLITNGGYGTVNTAISHGIPVISAGLTEDKEEVSAHVQWSGAGIDLRTNQATPEAIRHAVNEIFTQPGYRKRAQQLSLEFASHDVEAELISLIKECVRETVSA is encoded by the coding sequence ATGAAATTTCTTATCGCTTCTATACCGGCGGCCGGACACCTCAATCCACTTCTGTCCGTCGCCTCGCTGTTAGAGGAGTCCGGCCACGAGGTCGCCGTGCAGGTCAACGAAGACCTGCGTCCTGCCGTCGAAGCCGCCGGTCATCGCTTTCTCGCAGAGATTCCCAACGCCCAAACCTCAGCAGGCTATTACTTGGAGACGTACCCCGAGCGTATGCAGATGTCGCCCGGTATGGAGATGACCGGCCACGCTCTCGTCCACTTCTTTGCCCGCAACATCGCCGCCCAGTCCGCCAGCCTCAAGATGGCGCTTTACGACTTCCAAGCCGATCTCATTCTCGCTGACTCCATCTACTGGGGCACTCTCCCCATGCTCGTCGGCCCTCGCGACAAGCGCCCCGCCATCGCCCACCTTGGGGTTTCCGTTGTCAATATCGGCAGTGGGAAGAACATTCCCATGCGCCCCGACGAGACTCCGGAGCAGCGCGAAGCAGAACTGCAACTCCGCGAGCACTTCATTCTCCAGCCCGCGCAACAGGCCGTCAACGCTGCCCTCGCCAGCCTTGGTTGTCCGGCGCTTCCATGTCCCATCCTCGAAGCCATGACCGAGTTACCCGACCTCTACCTGCACCCTGGCATCGAGAGCTTCGAATACCCTAACTCCAACTCGAAGGTACGATACATCGGCGCGTTGCCCACGCCAGCTGGCCAGCCCACGCTGCCCGAGTGGTGGCAGCGCCTCGACCGCACTAAGCGCCTCGTCCTAATCACCCAGGGCACCATAGCCAATCGCGACCTAGGCCAGGTCATCGCTCCCGCGCTCGTCGCACTCGGTGGCAGGGAAGATGTCACGATCATCGTCACCACAGGCGGGCAACCAGCCGAGTCCATTCCCGTTGCCATCCCCTCGAACGCCCGCATCGCCTCATTCCTGCCCTACGCGCAGATCATGCCGGAGATCGACCTGCTCATCACCAATGGAGGCTACGGCACCGTGAACACGGCGATCTCCCACGGCATTCCGGTCATCTCCGCCGGTCTTACCGAAGATAAGGAAGAGGTCTCTGCTCACGTCCAGTGGTCCGGCGCAGGGATTGATCTGCGCACCAACCAGGCGACCCCTGAGGCCATTAGGCACGCAGTCAACGAGATCTTCACGCAGCCTGGTTACCGTAAGCGCGCTCAACAGCTCTCGCTCGAGTTCGCCAGCCACGACGTCGAAGCCGAACTGATCAGCCTCATCAAGGAGTGCGTCCGCGAGACGGTCAGCGCGTAG